The proteins below are encoded in one region of Flavobacterium nackdongense:
- a CDS encoding TIGR00341 family protein yields the protein MIYKILQFTDLHSGEEDKQKVLENVKSNISFRGSNLWILACAIVVASIGLNVNSTAVIIGAMLISPLMGPIIGAGFGLGMYDSELVKKALKNLFIATIVSLVVSTTYFYLSPFKETQSELLARTSPNIYDLLIAFFGGLVGVIAITRVEKGNPIPGVAIATALMPPLCTAGYGLAIGNLRFFLGALFLYSINCVFICISTFLIVKYLKYPAVKQVDAKRQKQIRYGITTLTLVMMIPSVFFAYKLFDEKKYSQKVDLFIENEFTSKGHTIVYKKIDLNSSPKNIELAFLRHNFNPAEIKSFNKTLTDYQIDNTELTIKQDTTDIKKYILDQINSGKSNLDSKDITINQLKKEIESNKYNNQALLDEMKIIFPEIESVSISNHNFAVSADSSYVRPVLIYGSKTNLSDESKLKLKLWLQKRLSKKEIEIYKQENNKSKSA from the coding sequence ATGATTTACAAAATACTACAATTTACCGACCTCCATTCCGGCGAAGAAGACAAGCAAAAAGTGTTGGAAAATGTAAAATCCAATATTTCTTTTCGAGGGTCCAACCTATGGATTTTGGCTTGCGCAATAGTAGTGGCTTCCATCGGATTGAATGTCAATTCGACCGCAGTAATTATTGGTGCCATGCTTATTTCTCCGTTAATGGGCCCCATTATTGGAGCAGGATTTGGACTTGGAATGTATGATTCCGAACTAGTAAAAAAAGCTTTAAAAAATCTATTTATCGCTACCATTGTAAGTTTGGTTGTGTCCACAACTTATTTTTATTTGAGTCCTTTCAAAGAAACCCAATCCGAATTATTGGCCCGAACTTCGCCTAACATTTATGATTTATTAATCGCTTTTTTTGGCGGACTTGTGGGCGTTATTGCCATTACCAGAGTCGAAAAAGGAAATCCAATTCCAGGTGTTGCCATTGCTACTGCATTGATGCCGCCCTTGTGTACCGCAGGTTACGGATTGGCCATTGGCAACCTGAGATTCTTTTTGGGCGCCTTATTTCTATATTCTATTAACTGTGTTTTTATTTGCATTTCGACCTTTCTAATTGTGAAATATTTGAAATACCCCGCTGTAAAACAAGTCGATGCCAAACGCCAAAAACAAATCCGATATGGAATTACAACTCTGACATTGGTTATGATGATTCCAAGTGTTTTTTTCGCCTATAAACTTTTCGACGAAAAAAAATACAGCCAAAAAGTAGATCTTTTCATTGAAAATGAATTTACAAGCAAGGGACATACCATTGTTTATAAAAAAATTGATTTAAACTCCAGTCCAAAAAACATTGAACTCGCCTTTTTAAGGCACAATTTCAATCCCGCAGAAATCAAATCGTTTAATAAAACATTAACGGACTACCAAATTGACAATACCGAATTGACCATAAAACAGGATACCACTGATATTAAAAAATACATTTTAGATCAAATCAATTCCGGTAAATCGAATTTGGATTCAAAAGATATCACGATCAATCAGTTGAAAAAAGAAATTGAATCCAATAAATACAACAATCAAGCTTTGCTAGATGAAATGAAAATTATTTTCCCTGAAATCGAAAGCGTTTCGATATCCAATCATAATTTTGCTGTCAGTGCCGATAGTTCCTATGTTCGACCTGTTTTGATTTATGGAAGTAAAACCAATTTATCCGATGAATCAAAACTAAAATTAAAATTGTGGCTGCAAAAAAGGCTCTCCAAAAAAGAAATTGAAATCTACAAACAAGAAAATAATAAATCAAAAAGCGCTTAA
- a CDS encoding single-stranded DNA-binding protein, with the protein MNAMKNKVQLIGHVGQEPEIKNFDGGKKLANLTIATNDSYKNDKGEKVEQTEWHKVVAWGKTAEIIEKFVTKGKEIAIEGKLTHRSYDDKNGEKRYITEVVVNELLLLGK; encoded by the coding sequence ATGAATGCAATGAAAAACAAAGTACAGTTAATCGGTCACGTAGGACAAGAGCCAGAAATCAAAAATTTTGATGGAGGAAAAAAATTAGCCAATTTAACCATCGCCACCAACGATAGTTACAAAAATGACAAAGGTGAAAAAGTAGAACAAACCGAATGGCACAAAGTTGTAGCTTGGGGAAAAACTGCTGAAATTATCGAAAAATTCGTAACCAAAGGAAAAGAAATTGCCATCGAAGGCAAACTAACTCACAGAAGTTATGATGATAAAAATGGAGAAAAACGATACATCACAGAGGTTGTTGTGAATGAATTGCTTCTTTTAGGTAAGTAG
- a CDS encoding amidohydrolase yields MKKSILFAFALLLVMASCKKNEASPSAKNDNSATVYYNGDILTMEGDNATYAEAVVVKDGKITFLGSKDEAMKQAGQGHAMVDLEGKTLMPGFIDPHLHPNLGCFILNTKFATPFDWSFPWGKVNAVRGHKAFIDKIKEYANEISNPTEQLIVWGYMEPFHGEMSRKELDGISTTRPIMVWQYSAHEMIMNTAALQSLGITEAQTKGNSQIFYDKGRFVEAGFFNVVVPKLVPTMRNESVMKIAMGKLRDVAHMGGITTLGDMGTGSSGELLGDYKFIVDGLENDETPFRMQLTPDVNTLSLMNGGDLEKTLEIVKDFEKKGSKHILINHAIKLYSDGAFFGQAFQVLPPGYLDGHTGEWIMDPKRLHRDMKFWWDKDYPIHIHCNGSLGLSSILDELEILQKESPKKDHRLTIEHFGQSSPAQSAQIARLGAVVSANPYYLYSMGDKYVSDKVLGKERGSEMVRLGSLVKNKVPFALHSDFTMAPIQPLLLAWIAANRVTADGTLMAPQEKVSVYNALQGITSNAAYMLRLEKETGSIKVGKKADFVILAENPLKIDPIKIKDIKILETVFEGKAFPIKNQ; encoded by the coding sequence ATGAAAAAATCCATTTTATTCGCTTTTGCCCTTCTTTTAGTAATGGCATCCTGCAAAAAAAACGAAGCAAGCCCTTCGGCAAAAAATGACAACAGTGCCACCGTATATTACAACGGTGATATTTTAACTATGGAAGGAGACAATGCCACTTATGCCGAGGCGGTAGTGGTAAAAGACGGAAAAATTACTTTTTTAGGAAGTAAAGACGAGGCGATGAAACAAGCCGGACAAGGACACGCAATGGTAGATTTGGAGGGCAAAACCTTGATGCCTGGATTTATAGACCCTCATTTACACCCAAATCTTGGTTGTTTTATTTTGAATACTAAATTCGCAACTCCATTTGATTGGAGCTTTCCTTGGGGAAAAGTGAATGCGGTTCGAGGTCACAAGGCATTTATTGATAAAATAAAAGAATATGCCAATGAAATTTCAAATCCTACTGAACAACTAATCGTTTGGGGCTATATGGAACCTTTTCACGGGGAGATGTCGCGGAAAGAATTGGATGGAATTTCTACCACACGACCGATTATGGTTTGGCAATATTCAGCACACGAAATGATAATGAATACTGCGGCACTACAATCTTTAGGGATAACTGAAGCACAAACAAAAGGAAACTCCCAGATTTTTTATGACAAAGGCAGATTTGTAGAAGCTGGATTTTTCAATGTAGTAGTTCCCAAGTTAGTGCCAACAATGAGAAATGAAAGTGTGATGAAAATTGCTATGGGAAAACTTCGAGATGTTGCGCATATGGGAGGAATTACTACTCTTGGAGATATGGGAACAGGTTCTTCGGGTGAACTTCTTGGGGATTATAAATTTATTGTTGATGGTTTAGAAAATGATGAAACGCCATTTCGGATGCAGCTAACACCCGATGTCAATACTTTAAGCTTAATGAATGGTGGAGATCTTGAAAAAACCCTGGAAATTGTAAAAGATTTTGAAAAAAAGGGTTCTAAACATATTTTAATTAATCACGCCATAAAATTATACAGTGATGGCGCTTTTTTTGGACAAGCATTCCAAGTATTGCCTCCAGGATATCTAGATGGTCATACAGGAGAATGGATAATGGATCCTAAGAGATTACATAGGGATATGAAATTTTGGTGGGACAAGGACTACCCCATTCATATCCACTGTAATGGAAGTTTGGGTCTTTCTTCAATACTCGACGAACTCGAAATATTGCAAAAAGAATCACCTAAAAAAGATCATAGATTAACCATTGAACATTTTGGTCAGTCGTCACCCGCACAATCAGCGCAAATAGCAAGATTAGGAGCAGTAGTTTCGGCTAATCCCTATTATTTATATTCAATGGGAGATAAATATGTCAGTGATAAAGTTCTTGGAAAAGAAAGAGGTTCCGAAATGGTTCGCTTAGGTTCGTTAGTCAAAAACAAAGTCCCTTTTGCTCTTCATTCTGATTTTACAATGGCTCCAATTCAACCCTTACTTTTGGCTTGGATAGCTGCAAACCGTGTAACTGCCGATGGTACATTAATGGCTCCTCAGGAAAAAGTGTCTGTTTATAATGCTTTACAAGGAATTACCAGTAATGCGGCTTATATGTTGCGATTGGAAAAAGAAACCGGAAGTATAAAAGTGGGCAAAAAAGCGGATTTTGTAATCTTAGCCGAAAACCCATTAAAAATAGACCCAATAAAAATCAAAGACATTAAAATTCTAGAAACTGTTTTTGAAGGCAAAGCATTTCCAATAAAAAATCAATAA
- a CDS encoding carbon-nitrogen hydrolase family protein, with protein MQTKIKKVELRNLQIEDYKELKKSMIMAYPDMENSYWREQDIEKLLDIFPDGQLVIIADGIVVGAALSLILEEKLVDKNPNYAKITGNYSFSTHNQEGAILYGIDVFINPDYRGLRLGRRLYDARKELCEKLNLKSIVFAGRIPNYNEHSKKLTPKKYIDKVKRKELHDPVLSFQLSNDFHVMRIMKNYLEGDVDSKEFAVLLEWNNVYYDESPQLINTLKSVIRLGLIQWQMRPLANLDALFEQAEFFIDAVSGYKSDFALFPELFIAPLMADYNHLSEPDAIRELAKYADPIRKKFQEFAISYNINIISGSMPYLENGTLYNVGFLCKRDGTSEMYYKIHITPNEVLHWGMKGGSQIKTFDTDCGKIGIIICYDVEFPELSRLLADEEMNILFVPFLTDTQSGYTRVKHCSQARAIENECYVAIAGCVGNLPKVNNMDIQYAQTALFTPSDFAFPSTGIKAEATPNTEMTLIVDVDLNLLKELHEHGSARILKDRRTDLYEIKRINKV; from the coding sequence ATGCAAACAAAAATCAAGAAAGTCGAATTACGTAATTTGCAAATTGAAGATTACAAGGAGCTGAAAAAATCAATGATAATGGCGTATCCTGATATGGAAAACTCCTATTGGAGAGAGCAGGATATTGAAAAATTACTCGACATTTTTCCCGATGGGCAATTGGTAATCATCGCCGACGGCATAGTTGTAGGAGCCGCGTTATCTTTAATTTTAGAAGAAAAATTGGTGGACAAGAATCCAAATTACGCCAAAATAACGGGGAATTATTCGTTCTCTACACACAACCAAGAAGGTGCGATTTTATACGGAATCGATGTATTCATCAACCCTGATTATAGAGGATTGCGTTTGGGAAGACGATTGTATGACGCCCGAAAAGAACTTTGTGAAAAACTGAATTTGAAATCCATCGTTTTTGCGGGTAGAATCCCAAATTACAACGAACATTCCAAAAAACTGACTCCAAAAAAATACATCGACAAAGTAAAACGCAAAGAACTGCACGACCCGGTCCTTTCCTTCCAGTTGAGTAATGATTTTCACGTCATGCGAATTATGAAAAACTATCTCGAAGGCGATGTCGATTCGAAAGAATTTGCAGTTTTACTAGAATGGAACAACGTTTATTATGACGAAAGCCCCCAATTAATCAACACGCTAAAAAGTGTTATCCGACTCGGATTAATACAATGGCAAATGCGTCCGTTGGCTAATTTGGATGCTTTATTTGAACAAGCCGAATTTTTTATTGACGCCGTTTCAGGCTACAAAAGTGACTTCGCGCTTTTTCCTGAATTATTCATTGCCCCATTGATGGCCGATTACAATCATCTGTCGGAACCAGATGCCATCCGGGAATTGGCTAAATATGCGGACCCAATTCGCAAAAAATTTCAGGAATTTGCCATCTCCTACAACATCAACATCATTTCAGGAAGTATGCCTTATTTAGAAAACGGCACTTTATACAATGTGGGTTTTCTGTGCAAACGGGACGGAACTTCCGAAATGTATTATAAAATTCACATCACGCCGAATGAAGTCTTGCATTGGGGAATGAAAGGCGGCTCGCAAATTAAAACTTTCGACACCGATTGTGGAAAAATAGGCATTATCATTTGCTATGATGTGGAATTCCCTGAACTCTCAAGGCTATTAGCCGATGAGGAAATGAATATTTTATTTGTACCTTTTTTGACTGATACCCAAAGTGGTTACACCCGAGTAAAACACTGTTCGCAGGCCCGAGCCATCGAAAACGAATGTTATGTTGCCATCGCCGGCTGCGTCGGAAATCTGCCGAAAGTGAACAATATGGACATCCAATATGCGCAAACTGCCCTATTTACGCCGTCGGATTTTGCTTTTCCAAGTACCGGAATAAAAGCCGAAGCGACACCCAATACCGAAATGACACTAATCGTGGATGTCGATTTGAATTTATTGAAGGAACTGCACGAGCACGGAAGCGCCCGAATCCTAAAAGACCGCCGAACCGATTTGTATGAAATTAAAAGAATAAATAAAGTCTGA
- a CDS encoding HRDC domain-containing protein has protein sequence MNIKVFNIRLDKTNCQEDQNRMNAFLDSVEIKLTSTNFVTTTTVDFWSAVVFYEPKKESKASQEEMELSVEDKKIYFALKKWRSDKSQQLLLPHYMICHNSELVAIAIKKPQTLEDFKSIKGFGENKTANYGDDIISLLNAL, from the coding sequence ATGAACATCAAAGTTTTTAATATCCGCCTCGATAAAACGAATTGTCAGGAAGATCAAAACCGGATGAATGCGTTTTTGGATTCTGTCGAAATCAAATTGACTTCCACTAATTTTGTAACAACTACTACCGTAGATTTTTGGTCCGCCGTTGTTTTTTATGAGCCCAAAAAGGAAAGTAAAGCCTCTCAGGAAGAAATGGAATTATCCGTTGAGGATAAGAAAATCTATTTTGCGCTAAAAAAGTGGAGAAGTGATAAATCGCAGCAATTACTATTGCCGCACTATATGATTTGTCATAATTCTGAATTAGTTGCTATTGCTATTAAAAAGCCACAAACTCTCGAGGATTTTAAATCTATAAAGGGCTTTGGAGAAAACAAAACAGCAAATTATGGAGACGATATTATTTCGCTTTTGAATGCTTTATAG
- a CDS encoding M28 family peptidase: MKKSNSSILSVLFILGFLGFTFFTMMPQWTADEDAPLAEFSTKRALEQVKNISQKPHFVGSENHDVVANYLLEELKNMGLQTSVQEGFAFSDGGTLTKCKNILARIKGTNSNKALLLLSHYDSAPHSYSKGASDAGSGVATILESVRAFTSAKKQHKNDIIMLFTDAEELGLNGAALFVTQHNWAKEVGLVLNFEARGSSGPSYMLMETNAGNAGLVNHFLAANAKYPVSNSLMYSVYKMLPNDTDLTVFREQGNIQGYNFAFIDGHYNYHTAQDDFNHLDKNTLAHQGKYLVPLLDYFSNVDLNSTQTTEDNVYFSIPFSFISYPFSWVLPMVIIALGLLLFLIFIGLGKRVLFFPEMAKGFVPFLGSVLVSGLVTFLGWKLLLQMYPQYNDLLNGFTYNGHDYIAAFTLLSLAICFAFYQIFSFKKVTMNHYVAPLFIWILLNGLIAFFLKGAGFLILPVFAGLLMLTAFVLTQKSKWILNLFLSIPALLLIAPFIQMFPIGLGLKILFGSAILTTLLFALLLPVFGSFTRKGMVSSILFLLAIGFFAKAHYYSGYESGKAKSNSLVYILDADKNKAIWATYDTNLDEWTKRYLGENPKEAKELSGNPLSSKYNSGFTFVADAPIKTLSRPNIEFLTDSIIGGNRYLKIRITPTRKVNRYEVFANENVAIRNFKANGLTLLGQKGSKYERKGRKLVSYYVVDQLPLEIEFNVAANSILDLELMESSFDLMTNPQFQMAKRAYWMMPTPYVLNDAVVLKQKIKPNSKASMIIDTTTAKPSKLKDSLK, encoded by the coding sequence ATGAAAAAAAGTAATTCCTCCATTTTATCCGTTTTGTTCATTCTGGGTTTCCTAGGATTTACATTCTTCACGATGATGCCCCAATGGACCGCCGATGAGGATGCTCCACTTGCTGAGTTTTCGACCAAAAGAGCTTTGGAACAAGTCAAAAACATTTCGCAAAAACCGCATTTTGTAGGTTCCGAAAATCACGATGTCGTCGCCAATTATTTGCTGGAAGAACTCAAAAATATGGGCTTGCAAACTTCTGTTCAAGAAGGTTTTGCTTTTTCGGATGGGGGAACTTTGACCAAATGCAAAAATATCTTGGCTCGAATTAAGGGAACCAATAGCAACAAAGCCTTGCTTTTGCTATCGCATTACGACAGCGCCCCACATTCCTACTCCAAAGGCGCAAGCGATGCAGGTTCGGGCGTGGCAACGATTCTCGAAAGTGTTCGGGCATTTACCAGCGCCAAAAAACAACACAAAAATGACATCATTATGCTGTTTACCGATGCCGAAGAGTTGGGTTTGAATGGTGCTGCGCTTTTTGTTACGCAACATAATTGGGCAAAAGAAGTCGGATTGGTTTTGAATTTTGAAGCCCGTGGAAGTTCTGGTCCAAGCTATATGTTGATGGAAACCAATGCCGGAAATGCTGGATTGGTCAACCATTTTTTGGCTGCCAATGCCAAATATCCTGTTTCGAATTCCTTGATGTACAGTGTTTACAAAATGCTGCCTAACGATACCGATTTGACAGTTTTCAGAGAACAAGGTAATATTCAAGGTTATAATTTTGCTTTTATCGACGGGCATTACAATTACCATACAGCGCAAGATGACTTCAACCATTTAGACAAAAACACCTTGGCGCACCAAGGAAAATACTTGGTTCCTTTGTTGGATTATTTTTCGAATGTCGATTTGAATTCGACGCAAACCACAGAAGACAATGTCTATTTTTCGATTCCTTTTAGCTTCATCAGTTATCCATTTAGTTGGGTTTTGCCAATGGTCATCATTGCTTTAGGACTCTTGTTGTTCTTGATATTTATTGGCTTGGGCAAACGAGTTTTGTTCTTTCCAGAAATGGCTAAAGGATTTGTTCCGTTTTTGGGTTCGGTGCTAGTTTCAGGTTTAGTTACCTTTTTAGGATGGAAATTATTACTGCAGATGTATCCGCAATACAACGACTTGCTCAACGGATTTACTTATAATGGTCACGATTACATAGCCGCTTTTACGCTCTTGAGTTTGGCAATTTGCTTTGCTTTTTACCAGATTTTCTCCTTCAAAAAAGTGACGATGAACCATTATGTCGCGCCACTATTCATTTGGATTCTCCTCAACGGATTGATTGCTTTCTTTCTCAAGGGCGCAGGATTTTTGATACTTCCGGTTTTTGCCGGCTTGCTGATGTTGACTGCTTTTGTATTGACACAAAAATCAAAATGGATCTTGAACCTCTTTCTGAGCATTCCCGCCTTATTGCTGATTGCGCCATTTATCCAAATGTTTCCCATAGGTTTGGGTTTGAAAATACTGTTCGGAAGTGCCATTCTCACAACTCTTTTATTTGCTTTACTGTTGCCTGTTTTTGGTTCGTTTACACGAAAGGGAATGGTTTCGTCTATTTTGTTTTTGTTGGCAATTGGCTTTTTTGCGAAAGCGCATTATTACTCCGGATATGAATCAGGCAAAGCCAAATCGAATAGTTTAGTCTATATTTTGGACGCCGATAAAAACAAAGCCATTTGGGCGACTTACGACACCAATCTCGATGAATGGACCAAAAGGTATTTGGGCGAAAACCCAAAAGAGGCCAAAGAATTAAGTGGAAATCCTTTGTCAAGTAAATACAATTCCGGCTTTACTTTTGTGGCTGATGCACCAATAAAAACGCTTTCGAGACCCAATATTGAATTCCTGACAGACAGCATCATTGGCGGTAATCGTTATCTGAAAATCCGAATCACACCTACTCGAAAAGTCAACCGCTATGAGGTTTTTGCCAATGAAAATGTAGCTATTCGAAATTTCAAAGCCAATGGTTTGACGTTATTAGGACAAAAAGGTTCCAAATACGAACGAAAAGGCAGAAAATTGGTGAGCTATTATGTGGTCGATCAACTGCCATTAGAAATCGAATTTAATGTTGCCGCCAATAGTATTTTGGATTTGGAATTAATGGAAAGTTCCTTCGATTTGATGACTAATCCACAATTTCAAATGGCAAAACGAGCCTATTGGATGATGCCAACGCCTTATGTTTTGAATGATGCGGTGGTGCTAAAACAGAAAATAAAACCGAATAGCAAAGCCTCAATGATAATCGACACTACAACGGCAAAACCTTCAAAATTGAAAGATAGTCTGAAATAA
- a CDS encoding ferritin gives MLSKNIEIALNKQVRIEAESSQTYLSMACWAEVNGLEGIANFMYAQSDEERQHMLKLIKYVNERGGHTKITDLNEPKTSYETFKEMFEALYQHELFVSNSINELVHITFDEKDYATHNFLQWYVAEQIEEEATAKNILDKINLIGDDKGGLYLFDRDIQQIAIAASAPAAK, from the coding sequence ATGTTGTCGAAAAATATAGAAATAGCTTTAAACAAGCAAGTACGAATCGAAGCAGAGTCTTCGCAAACTTATTTGTCAATGGCCTGTTGGGCAGAAGTCAACGGACTAGAAGGAATTGCAAACTTTATGTATGCACAGTCTGACGAAGAACGTCAGCATATGCTTAAATTAATAAAATACGTAAACGAACGCGGTGGACATACCAAAATTACGGACTTAAATGAGCCAAAAACTTCGTACGAAACATTTAAAGAAATGTTTGAAGCATTGTACCAACATGAGCTTTTTGTTTCGAATTCTATTAATGAATTGGTTCACATCACTTTTGACGAAAAAGATTATGCTACCCATAACTTCCTACAGTGGTATGTTGCCGAACAAATAGAAGAAGAAGCAACTGCTAAAAACATTTTAGATAAAATCAATTTGATTGGAGACGATAAGGGAGGATTGTATCTGTTTGATAGAGATATTCAACAAATTGCAATCGCTGCGAGTGCACCTGCTGCGAAATAA
- a CDS encoding YfiT family bacillithiol transferase: MKTNFDLEKLKFPIGKCPKTDDASPNDVATWIATIEQFPAKIKNLTSNLSDEELNWIYRPYGWSIKQVVHHCADSHINSFIRFKLALTEDVPTIKPYEEQLWAELVDGNSNAISPSIQIIEGVHARWVLLLKSLKENELKRQFIHPANIKILSLDETIGVYAWHCNHHLAHIEQALKYKGQF; the protein is encoded by the coding sequence ATGAAAACTAATTTCGACCTCGAAAAACTAAAATTCCCCATTGGAAAATGTCCAAAAACAGATGATGCATCCCCCAATGATGTGGCAACTTGGATAGCGACCATTGAGCAATTTCCGGCGAAAATAAAAAACCTAACTTCCAATCTTTCTGACGAAGAATTGAATTGGATTTACAGACCTTATGGATGGTCTATCAAGCAAGTGGTGCATCATTGTGCCGATAGTCATATCAATAGTTTCATCCGATTCAAATTGGCTTTGACTGAGGATGTGCCTACTATTAAACCGTATGAAGAACAACTTTGGGCTGAACTTGTGGATGGCAATTCGAATGCTATTTCGCCCTCGATACAAATCATTGAAGGAGTTCACGCCCGTTGGGTTCTGCTTTTGAAAAGCTTAAAAGAAAATGAGTTGAAACGACAATTTATTCATCCTGCCAATATCAAAATCCTGAGTTTGGACGAAACAATTGGTGTTTATGCGTGGCATTGCAACCATCATTTGGCACATATTGAACAAGCCTTGAAATACAAAGGGCAATTTTAA
- a CDS encoding NgoBV family restriction endonuclease, protein MKLTAGQLYKKLVTDNNLIGQKGKITFNLMNITLEVETKDTVGNLVQEWIKAWMLKENIDFGDPPNTQDFPDFQLDLTDPKKGLLEVKCFDYDASPNFDIAAFLAYRRSLLEYPFRLDSDYLIVGYSMQGTDIIIKDVWLKKVWEICGPSEQWALRCNVKQGEPTNIRPIKWYDNSRTTFKPFNNAKEFVEAFDNTQRQWARTSRDAVTSTWLKKVISGYKKTTGKVLI, encoded by the coding sequence ATGAAATTAACAGCGGGACAGTTATATAAAAAATTAGTTACTGACAATAATTTAATCGGACAAAAAGGTAAAATTACCTTTAATTTAATGAATATAACTTTAGAAGTTGAGACTAAAGATACGGTTGGAAATTTAGTTCAAGAATGGATTAAAGCTTGGATGCTAAAGGAAAATATAGACTTTGGAGATCCGCCAAATACACAAGATTTCCCTGATTTTCAATTAGATTTAACAGATCCTAAAAAAGGGTTGTTAGAAGTAAAATGCTTTGATTATGATGCCTCTCCTAATTTTGATATTGCTGCGTTTTTAGCCTACAGAAGGTCACTACTGGAATATCCATTTAGGTTAGATTCTGACTATTTAATAGTAGGTTACTCTATGCAAGGAACTGACATTATTATAAAAGATGTTTGGTTAAAAAAAGTTTGGGAAATATGCGGACCAAGTGAGCAATGGGCTTTACGATGTAATGTTAAACAAGGAGAACCAACAAATATCAGACCCATAAAATGGTATGATAATTCTAGAACAACCTTCAAACCTTTTAATAACGCAAAAGAATTTGTTGAAGCATTTGATAACACTCAAAGACAATGGGCAAGAACATCACGAGATGCCGTAACAAGTACTTGGCTAAAAAAAGTAATTAGCGGGTACAAAAAAACAACCGGTAAAGTTTTAATTTGA